In Magnetococcales bacterium, one genomic interval encodes:
- a CDS encoding circularly permuted type 2 ATP-grasp protein — protein sequence MTIAWNEYPFTSGHDELLTPEYLPRAGAEGLHRYLTNLGLEELQARQRAAEDTILNLGITFTVYSQGDNIDRAWPFDIIPRLIPLKEWEQIERGLIQRLTALNLFIGDVYGAQRIIKEGVFPAEVLAMSRNFRPQCVGIQPAFGVWAHVCGSDLIRDRDGRILVLEDNLRVPSGVSYMLENRLITKRVFPELFGTQSILPVDDYPARLYDTLAALAPAGRDPPRVVVLTPGIYNSAYFEHVYLAQRMGLELVEGRDLVVGEDDRVYMKTISGLQPVDVIYRRVDDLFLDPEVFVSDSMLGVPGLMRSWRLGRVAMVNAPGAGVADDKVVYAHVPEMIRFYLGEEPILSNVPTWKCLLDADRDHVLTHLDQLVVKPANESGGYGMLIGPMASRAEREEMATRIKADPRNYIAQPMISLSTVPTLTENGVLEPRHVDLRPFILQGKESSVTAGGLTRVALRKGSLVVNSSQGGGSKDTWIVATED from the coding sequence ATGACCATAGCCTGGAATGAATATCCCTTCACCTCGGGTCACGATGAACTGTTGACCCCGGAGTATCTGCCACGGGCGGGTGCGGAAGGTTTGCACCGCTATTTGACCAATCTGGGCCTGGAGGAGTTGCAGGCGCGACAGCGGGCCGCCGAGGATACGATTCTCAACCTGGGCATCACCTTCACGGTCTATTCCCAGGGGGACAATATCGATCGGGCCTGGCCCTTCGACATCATTCCCCGTCTGATCCCTCTCAAGGAGTGGGAGCAGATTGAACGGGGCTTGATTCAGCGGCTGACCGCCTTGAATCTGTTCATCGGGGATGTCTATGGCGCCCAGCGGATCATCAAGGAAGGGGTGTTCCCGGCGGAAGTGCTGGCCATGTCCCGCAATTTTCGTCCCCAATGCGTGGGAATCCAGCCGGCTTTCGGGGTGTGGGCCCATGTGTGCGGCAGTGACTTGATCCGCGATCGGGATGGTCGCATTCTGGTGCTGGAGGACAACCTGCGGGTGCCTTCCGGGGTTTCGTACATGCTGGAAAACCGTTTGATCACCAAGCGGGTCTTTCCGGAGCTGTTCGGAACCCAGTCGATCCTGCCGGTGGATGACTATCCGGCGCGTCTGTACGACACCCTGGCGGCCCTGGCTCCGGCTGGACGGGATCCGCCCCGGGTGGTGGTGTTGACGCCGGGCATTTACAACTCCGCTTATTTCGAGCATGTCTATCTGGCCCAGCGCATGGGGCTGGAACTGGTGGAGGGGCGTGACCTGGTGGTGGGAGAGGATGATCGGGTCTATATGAAGACCATCTCCGGTCTCCAGCCGGTGGATGTGATTTATCGCCGGGTCGACGATCTGTTCTTGGATCCGGAAGTGTTCGTTTCCGACTCCATGTTGGGTGTGCCGGGCCTGATGCGCTCCTGGCGACTGGGTCGGGTGGCCATGGTCAACGCGCCGGGGGCCGGCGTGGCGGACGACAAGGTGGTCTATGCCCATGTGCCGGAGATGATCCGCTTTTATCTGGGCGAAGAGCCCATTTTATCCAATGTGCCCACCTGGAAATGTCTGCTGGACGCGGATCGTGACCATGTGCTGACACATTTGGATCAACTGGTGGTCAAACCGGCCAACGAGTCCGGGGGGTATGGCATGCTGATCGGTCCCATGGCCTCCAGGGCCGAACGGGAAGAGATGGCGACGCGAATCAAGGCCGATCCGCGCAATTACATCGCCCAACCGATGATTTCCCTTTCCACGGTGCCGACCCTGACCGAAAACGGCGTATTGGAGCCGCGACATGTGGATTTGCGTCCTTTCATTCTCCAGGGCAAGGAGAGTTCGGTGACCGCCGGAGGGTTGACCCGCGTGGCGTTGCGCAAAGGTTCCCTGGTGGTCAATTCCTCCCAGGGCGGGGGCAGCAAAGACACCTGGATCGTGGCGACGGAGGATTGA
- a CDS encoding circularly permuted type 2 ATP-grasp protein, producing the protein MDYTPNPFAPATSLLRAYSPPPGFDEAVGVYGELRPGWIPLLAHLEELGIPRVEALRQQARQLLLENGITYNLFQNETDGVRTWDLDLIPLILVEEEWQQLERGLKQRHRVLEMLLEDLYGNQEVLRAGIIPAALVYASPGFHRACHGLPKVQGKLLPWWAADLVRAGPGSFQVVGDHLQAPTGSGYALENRQILFRLLRQPLNENHVRLLLPFFSALRNHLHEASPLPKEDPRIVLLTPGPEDKLYFEHAFLANFLGLTLVQGEDLTVRNGRVHLKTLDGLHPVDVVLRMLQDGLCDPLELDESSFLGVAGLVQAIAGHKVAVLNHPGAAVLENPALLAYFPAVCRYFLGEAPLLSVIPTWWCGDPNALEQVLNHPAPLVIRELAYPNRPGRELSGPDAAAMRQTLQSKPQEFIAQAPVVPSTLPVMTPEGLRPGHVVLRTFSTAGKDEVEVMPGGLARVLMDATHLSSLTGQSGITKDVWILSPDPVSRANRLPLERISEPSFFTGEISSRMAENLYWMGRYAERAENVLRLLRVLLLLPRPEGGEVREEEEREALRILYRALTEVTATPPGFVGEGAEELFQDPEPELLALVGSSERMGSVCSSIQALIMAAHRVRERLSNDTWRVIIQIRELRQRLCSQKSTADMVGEMERLISTCAALAGLAQENMTRGLGWRFLDLGRRLERAIFVVDLLRATLVRSLKPEGERVLLDALLNVSDSSITYRRRYRTHLAIKPFLELILLDGTNPRGLSSQLALIQEHVAALPGRASVASHRTPRGRIVLESLSALHLSETDLLAMVSEEGERTNLSALLERLQTLLPLLSMELANGFFQHSSSRVLRGETR; encoded by the coding sequence ATGGACTACACGCCGAACCCATTCGCCCCCGCGACTTCGTTGTTACGGGCCTATTCACCTCCGCCCGGTTTCGACGAGGCCGTTGGAGTCTATGGCGAACTGCGCCCCGGATGGATCCCTCTTCTGGCGCATCTGGAAGAGCTGGGAATTCCACGGGTCGAAGCCCTGCGCCAACAGGCCAGACAGCTCCTGCTGGAAAACGGCATCACCTACAATCTGTTCCAGAACGAAACCGATGGCGTCCGCACCTGGGATCTGGACCTGATTCCCCTGATCCTGGTGGAAGAAGAGTGGCAACAGCTGGAACGGGGCCTGAAACAGCGCCATCGGGTGCTGGAAATGCTGCTGGAGGATCTTTACGGCAATCAGGAGGTGTTGCGGGCCGGGATCATTCCGGCGGCGTTGGTTTACGCCTCGCCGGGATTTCACCGGGCCTGTCACGGTCTGCCCAAGGTTCAGGGCAAACTGCTGCCGTGGTGGGCGGCGGATCTGGTGCGGGCCGGGCCGGGATCGTTCCAGGTGGTGGGGGATCACCTGCAAGCCCCCACAGGTTCGGGTTACGCCCTGGAAAATCGTCAGATTCTCTTCCGCCTGTTGCGGCAACCCCTGAACGAAAACCATGTGCGCCTGTTGTTGCCCTTTTTTTCGGCCCTGCGCAATCATCTCCACGAAGCCAGTCCCTTGCCCAAGGAAGACCCGCGCATCGTGCTGCTCACCCCGGGACCGGAAGACAAACTCTATTTTGAGCATGCCTTTCTGGCCAATTTTCTGGGATTGACCCTGGTTCAGGGGGAAGATCTCACCGTGCGCAACGGACGGGTTCATCTCAAGACCCTGGACGGACTCCACCCGGTGGATGTGGTGCTGCGCATGCTGCAAGACGGTCTGTGCGATCCTTTGGAACTGGACGAAAGCTCCTTTCTGGGAGTGGCCGGACTGGTGCAGGCCATCGCCGGGCACAAGGTGGCGGTACTCAACCATCCGGGGGCGGCGGTGCTGGAAAATCCGGCGCTGTTGGCCTATTTTCCGGCGGTCTGTCGTTATTTTCTGGGGGAAGCCCCTCTGTTGTCGGTGATTCCCACCTGGTGGTGCGGCGATCCCAACGCTTTGGAACAGGTGCTCAACCATCCCGCTCCCCTGGTGATCCGCGAACTGGCCTATCCCAACCGGCCCGGACGGGAACTTTCCGGCCCGGATGCCGCCGCCATGCGTCAGACCCTGCAATCCAAACCGCAGGAGTTCATCGCCCAGGCTCCGGTGGTGCCTTCCACTTTGCCGGTCATGACCCCGGAAGGATTGCGGCCCGGTCATGTGGTGCTGCGCACCTTCTCCACGGCGGGCAAAGACGAGGTGGAGGTGATGCCCGGTGGTTTGGCCCGGGTGTTGATGGACGCGACCCATCTGTCGTCTCTCACGGGACAATCCGGCATCACCAAGGATGTGTGGATTCTCTCTCCGGATCCGGTATCCCGCGCCAATCGTCTTCCGCTGGAACGAATTTCGGAGCCTTCGTTCTTCACCGGCGAAATTTCCAGCCGCATGGCGGAAAATCTTTACTGGATGGGACGTTACGCCGAACGGGCCGAAAATGTGCTGCGTTTGCTGCGGGTTTTGCTGCTGCTGCCCCGTCCCGAAGGGGGAGAGGTCCGGGAGGAAGAGGAACGGGAAGCGTTGCGCATTTTGTACCGCGCCCTGACCGAAGTCACCGCCACACCGCCGGGTTTTGTCGGAGAAGGGGCGGAAGAGCTGTTTCAGGATCCGGAGCCGGAACTGCTCGCCCTGGTGGGTTCATCGGAGCGGATGGGGAGTGTCTGTTCGTCGATCCAGGCTTTGATCATGGCGGCTCACCGGGTGCGGGAGCGGCTTTCCAACGACACTTGGCGGGTGATCATCCAGATCCGGGAACTGCGTCAGCGGCTGTGTTCCCAGAAAAGCACCGCCGACATGGTGGGTGAAATGGAACGGTTGATCAGCACCTGCGCGGCCTTGGCCGGACTGGCCCAGGAAAACATGACCCGCGGATTGGGCTGGCGTTTTCTCGATCTGGGACGCAGGCTGGAACGGGCCATTTTCGTGGTGGATCTGCTGCGCGCCACCCTGGTGCGTTCCTTGAAACCGGAAGGGGAACGGGTGCTGCTGGATGCGCTGCTCAATGTCAGCGACAGCAGCATCACCTATCGCCGACGCTACCGGACCCATCTGGCCATCAAGCCGTTTCTGGAACTGATTCTGCTGGATGGTACCAATCCCCGGGGGTTGTCCAGCCAACTCGCCTTGATCCAGGAGCATGTGGCCGCGCTTCCCGGTCGTGCCTCTGTCGCTTCCCACCGCACGCCGCGTGGTCGCATCGTGCTGGAATCGTTGAGCGCCTTGCATCTTTCCGAAACCGATCTGCTCGCCATGGTGAGCGAGGAGGGGGAACGGACCAATCTGTCCGCCTTGCTGGAACGCTTGCAAACGCTTCTCCCTCTGTTGTCCATGGAGTTGGCCAACGGCTTTTTTCAACACTCCTCTTCCCGCGTTCTGCGAGGAGAGACGAGGTGA
- a CDS encoding response regulator, which translates to MEIQPKKVLLLTDSGTINQMLKGTLQAQGYAVTMIQSGNAEFFQTIVSSQPNIIFLRTELNHANGLEVCDRIKKEPTLIKTRVVFLSSNPKVREQAIEHRADRFLTMPFSPADVIETASVLSIDKPVILYVDDSDLMHRTVVAPLKEEGYEVIEAWDGREAMEVIDERDGHIDLILSDVEMPVMDGIALCKNLRSSRTEDIPFVLLTSLDTAEAVERGFNAGADDYLTKPVLIHEMISRIKRLLKTGRQEAARPERILIVDDSPVIRGMMLTALRSHGFQAETVEHGMAAMAKLQERRYDLMISDYDMPHMNGLELCMKVRQEPSPWQQMPIIFVTARDAKADEVRVKSLGVQAFITKPFNADRFLAETERVLSELHLQRQGRMLGYYFAEQASKTAEVLASDQFRSVLCVGISEFRALSKRLDPKALITLLNHYFATLGEVLERCEVLVDRIQEDHLFLSFGNQDKGAMQAIECARAMHKALPELQRRSGNPEVQLQTGIHSGRLVLGAMEALTTREKTIMLIGESVDLARRVQEVAPPGDIILSETTFALVQTLVKTQPMGYVKTQEGAMRAFQVIA; encoded by the coding sequence ATGGAAATTCAGCCGAAAAAAGTATTGCTTCTGACCGATTCGGGCACGATCAACCAGATGTTGAAAGGCACCCTTCAGGCCCAGGGTTACGCCGTCACCATGATTCAATCCGGCAATGCCGAGTTTTTCCAGACCATCGTCTCTTCCCAGCCGAACATCATTTTTTTGCGCACCGAGTTGAATCACGCCAACGGCCTGGAGGTGTGCGACCGCATCAAAAAAGAACCGACGCTGATCAAAACCCGGGTGGTGTTTCTTTCATCGAATCCCAAGGTGCGGGAACAGGCCATCGAACATCGGGCCGACCGGTTTTTGACCATGCCCTTCTCTCCCGCCGACGTGATCGAAACCGCGTCGGTGTTGTCCATCGACAAGCCGGTGATCTTGTATGTGGACGACAGCGATCTGATGCATCGCACGGTGGTCGCTCCTTTGAAGGAGGAAGGCTACGAGGTGATCGAGGCCTGGGATGGCCGCGAGGCCATGGAAGTGATCGACGAACGGGATGGGCACATCGATCTGATTCTTTCCGATGTGGAGATGCCGGTCATGGATGGCATCGCCTTGTGCAAGAATCTCCGTTCCAGCCGCACCGAGGACATTCCCTTTGTCCTGTTGACCTCCCTGGATACCGCCGAAGCCGTGGAACGGGGATTCAACGCCGGCGCCGACGACTATCTCACCAAGCCGGTTTTGATTCACGAAATGATCTCCCGGATCAAGCGTCTGCTCAAAACCGGACGACAAGAGGCTGCCCGGCCCGAACGGATCTTGATCGTGGACGACTCTCCGGTGATCCGGGGCATGATGTTGACCGCCTTGCGTTCCCACGGCTTTCAGGCCGAAACCGTGGAGCACGGCATGGCCGCCATGGCCAAATTGCAGGAGCGGCGTTACGATCTAATGATCTCCGATTACGACATGCCCCACATGAACGGTCTGGAACTGTGCATGAAGGTGCGTCAGGAACCCTCTCCCTGGCAACAGATGCCGATCATCTTCGTGACCGCCCGGGATGCCAAGGCCGATGAGGTGCGGGTCAAATCCCTGGGGGTGCAGGCTTTCATCACCAAACCGTTCAACGCCGACCGCTTTCTGGCGGAAACCGAACGGGTGTTGTCCGAACTCCATCTGCAACGACAAGGCCGGATGCTGGGTTATTATTTCGCGGAACAGGCCTCCAAAACCGCCGAAGTACTGGCCAGCGATCAATTCCGCAGTGTGTTGTGTGTGGGGATTTCCGAGTTTCGCGCCCTGTCCAAGCGATTGGATCCCAAGGCTTTGATTACGCTCCTGAATCACTACTTCGCCACCCTGGGGGAGGTGTTGGAGCGTTGTGAGGTGTTGGTGGACCGGATTCAGGAAGATCATCTTTTCCTTTCGTTCGGCAACCAGGACAAAGGGGCCATGCAGGCCATCGAATGCGCCCGCGCCATGCACAAGGCCCTGCCCGAGTTGCAGCGTCGCTCCGGCAATCCCGAGGTCCAACTGCAAACCGGCATCCATTCCGGGCGTTTGGTGCTTGGGGCCATGGAGGCCCTTACCACCCGGGAAAAGACCATCATGCTGATCGGCGAAAGTGTGGATCTGGCCCGACGTGTCCAGGAGGTGGCCCCGCCCGGAGACATCATTCTTTCCGAAACCACCTTCGCGTTGGTGCAAACGCTGGTCAAAACCCAACCCATGGGTTACGTCAAGACCCAGGAAGGGGCGATGCGCGCTTTTCAGGTAATCGCCTGA
- a CDS encoding transglutaminase family protein: MAYRVRHITCYQFSEPVSLSHNLAWLQPRHTPSQNPLSFEWTIEPTPAIVFPRLDIHGNRVRYFEVLESHRTLTIECVSQVAVTPPLPLCPGVSPPWEEARDLLNASQDPRYLLERQFLLDSPLVRRTSELARYAAPSFPPRRPLIDGVIDLMHRIHVDFAYRPRATTIATPLSEILAHRHGVCQDFAHVAIGALRSMGLAARYVSGYLETLPPIGRPRLVGADASHAWFATLCPYLGWIDLDPTNDLLPSDRHITLAWGRDYSDVPPLKGVVLGGGRNPILDVSVDVQRDTPFPESDFR; encoded by the coding sequence ATGGCCTATCGCGTTCGCCACATTACCTGTTACCAGTTCAGCGAACCGGTCTCTTTGAGCCACAATCTCGCCTGGTTGCAACCCCGTCACACGCCGTCCCAGAATCCGCTGAGTTTCGAGTGGACGATTGAACCCACGCCGGCCATCGTCTTTCCCAGACTCGATATCCATGGCAACCGGGTGCGCTATTTCGAGGTGCTGGAGTCCCATCGCACCCTCACCATCGAATGCGTCAGTCAGGTGGCGGTAACGCCGCCATTGCCCCTGTGTCCCGGTGTCTCCCCCCCCTGGGAAGAGGCCCGCGACCTGTTGAACGCCTCCCAGGATCCCCGGTATCTATTGGAACGCCAGTTTCTGCTGGATTCCCCCCTGGTGCGCCGCACCTCGGAGTTGGCCCGATACGCCGCGCCTTCCTTCCCCCCGCGCCGCCCCCTCATCGATGGGGTGATCGACCTGATGCATCGCATCCATGTGGATTTCGCCTATCGGCCCCGGGCCACCACCATCGCCACACCCTTGAGCGAAATTCTCGCACATCGACACGGGGTCTGTCAGGACTTCGCCCATGTGGCCATCGGCGCGTTGCGTTCCATGGGATTGGCGGCCCGCTATGTCAGCGGTTATCTGGAGACCCTTCCACCCATTGGTCGGCCACGTCTGGTGGGGGCGGACGCCTCCCATGCCTGGTTTGCCACCCTTTGTCCCTATCTGGGTTGGATCGATCTGGATCCCACCAACGATCTGCTCCCTTCGGACCGCCACATCACCTTGGCCTGGGGACGGGATTACAGCGATGTGCCACCGTTAAAAGGAGTGGTGCTGGGAGGAGGGCGCAATCCGATCCTGGATGTCAGCGTGGATGTGCAGCGCGACACGCCGTTCCCGGAATCCGACTTCAGATAA
- a CDS encoding alpha-E domain-containing protein translates to MLSRVAENIYWMGRYLERAENIARLVSVTGTLLLDQPGVGPEQGWRRLVIITGCDAGFAQTEQRAGEEAVTRFLLSEPDNVSSLFSSVAYARENLRTMRDSFPGELWEGLNDLSLFLKDQGEKGLEAAYRHAFLCEVIGRCQTLVGILVGTLSRGPAFDFFSMGQHMERADMCTRILDVDVATGHPTMGGMDLLWLNLLRSVSGEPMYRRHVNPRVNAVDVVSFLLRDRRFPRAFNFCLHEVERCLNTLDHNALSIQLLKRMERRADTQDVATLIETGPGLFMDELQQELQKLHRIITAIYF, encoded by the coding sequence ATGCTTTCCCGCGTGGCGGAAAATATCTATTGGATGGGACGTTATCTGGAGCGGGCCGAGAATATCGCCCGTTTGGTGAGTGTCACGGGCACGTTGCTGCTCGATCAACCCGGGGTGGGACCGGAACAGGGATGGCGTCGGCTGGTGATCATCACCGGGTGCGACGCAGGCTTTGCCCAGACCGAACAAAGGGCCGGGGAAGAGGCGGTGACCCGTTTCCTGTTGAGCGAGCCGGACAATGTTTCGTCGTTGTTCTCCTCGGTGGCCTATGCGCGGGAAAATTTGCGCACCATGCGCGACAGCTTTCCCGGCGAGTTGTGGGAGGGGCTGAACGACCTTTCCCTGTTTCTCAAGGATCAGGGGGAAAAAGGACTGGAGGCGGCCTATCGTCACGCCTTTTTGTGTGAGGTGATCGGGCGCTGTCAGACCCTGGTAGGCATTCTGGTGGGAACGCTTTCCAGAGGTCCGGCCTTTGATTTTTTCAGCATGGGCCAGCACATGGAACGGGCGGACATGTGTACCCGCATCCTTGATGTGGATGTGGCCACCGGACATCCCACCATGGGCGGCATGGATCTGTTGTGGCTCAATCTGCTCCGGTCGGTTTCCGGGGAACCCATGTACCGGCGGCATGTCAATCCTCGGGTCAACGCGGTGGATGTGGTCTCGTTTTTATTGCGGGACCGGCGTTTTCCCAGGGCGTTCAATTTCTGTCTGCACGAAGTGGAGCGGTGCCTGAATACGCTGGATCACAACGCCTTGAGCATTCAGTTGCTCAAGCGCATGGAGCGCCGGGCGGACACACAGGATGTGGCGACCTTGATCGAGACCGGTCCGGGATTGTTCATGGATGAGCTGCAACAGGAACTGCAAAAACTGCATCGGATCATTACGGCGATCTATTTTTAA
- a CDS encoding transglutaminase family protein: protein MTIRVAIHHRTRYQYDRAITLSPQIFRLRPAVHCRTPIRAYGMKILPENHFINWQQDPFGNYLARVVFPEKCTALEISVEVIAEMSVINPFDFFVEEYAERFPFQYEPLLAQELGPYLEAAKAGPLLKKWLAQVPREAPNTVLFLVALNQRLWQEVGYTIRMEPGVQSCEQTLTRKTGSCRDSAWLLVEILRHLGLAARFVSGYLVQLTPDQPALDGPSGPKQDFTDLHAWAEVYLPGAGWVGLDPTSGLFAGEGHIPLACTPQPASAAPVSGLMEACETSFEYDNSVTRILEHPRVTKPYSDASWNAIQELGQKVDQRLLEDDVRLTMGGEPTFIAMEQTEEPEWNFAADGPHKQRLATELTQRLFERFAPGGVLQHGQGKWYPGEPLPRWRFSCFWRTDGHPVWRDPSLIAWGKGDLGHGIIQGEIFLKELARELGLAPEAVIPALEDPFYHLWQEMRAPMDRDVGKVDPKAKPKPSMEQKRLAALLQRGVEKPTGHLLPVMRDEQRWHTGVWPLRRGELFLAPGDSPMGLRLPLDSLPDSWAGEEEFLEERSLFAPIVPLPPHPVGETPILPAGAVEKKLVYEPALVIRSALCVEPRQGTLRVFLPPLGLLEHYLELVAAVERVAARLKLPVLLEGYEPPADNRLSRLLITPDPGVIEVNIHPAASWQELEENTFILYEEARATRLATEKFMLDGRHTGTGGGNHVVLGGATPGDSPMLRRPDLLRSLITCWQHHPGLSYLFSGLFIGPTSQAPRVDEARPESLYELEIAFQQMPPGEVTAPWLVDRLLRHLLVDLTGNTHRSEFCIDKLYSPDGAAGRLGLLELRAFEMPPHARMSLVQMLLLRGLIAQFWREPYQGRLVRWGTELHDRFMLPHHVRRDVLEVTEGLRRAGIPFQDDWIEPFVEFRFPRLGAVTLGDIQLELRTAIEPWHVLGEELTRMGTARFVDSSLERVQAKVTGLTEDRHILTCNGRRVPLRSTGVHGEQVAGVRFRAWQPPSALHPTIGVHTPLTFDLVDTWNGRSLGGCVYHAAHPGGRNHEQFPVNSFEAEARRGTRFQEFGHSPGATRAIPPEEAPGEYPHTLDMRRQSGF from the coding sequence ATGACCATTCGCGTCGCCATTCATCACCGTACCCGGTATCAGTATGACCGGGCCATCACCCTCTCTCCCCAGATCTTCCGGTTGCGCCCGGCGGTGCATTGTCGCACCCCGATTCGCGCCTACGGCATGAAGATCCTGCCCGAGAATCATTTCATCAACTGGCAGCAGGATCCATTCGGCAATTATCTAGCGCGGGTGGTCTTTCCGGAGAAATGTACCGCGCTGGAAATCTCGGTGGAAGTGATCGCGGAAATGTCGGTGATCAATCCCTTCGATTTTTTTGTCGAAGAGTACGCCGAACGGTTTCCCTTCCAATACGAGCCGCTGCTGGCCCAGGAACTCGGTCCCTATCTGGAGGCCGCCAAGGCCGGTCCCCTCCTGAAAAAATGGCTGGCGCAGGTTCCCCGGGAAGCCCCCAATACCGTGTTGTTTCTGGTGGCTCTGAATCAACGGCTCTGGCAGGAGGTGGGCTATACCATCCGCATGGAACCGGGGGTGCAAAGCTGCGAGCAGACTTTGACCCGTAAAACCGGCTCCTGTCGCGACAGCGCTTGGTTGCTGGTGGAGATTTTGCGTCATCTGGGACTGGCGGCCCGTTTTGTCTCCGGTTATCTGGTGCAACTCACGCCGGATCAGCCGGCTTTGGATGGTCCGTCGGGTCCGAAACAGGATTTCACCGATCTGCACGCCTGGGCCGAGGTCTATCTGCCCGGCGCCGGATGGGTGGGACTGGATCCCACCTCGGGACTGTTTGCCGGAGAGGGTCACATTCCTTTGGCCTGCACCCCCCAACCGGCGAGCGCGGCTCCGGTTTCCGGCCTGATGGAAGCCTGTGAGACCAGCTTTGAATACGACAACTCCGTCACCCGCATTCTTGAACACCCCCGGGTGACCAAACCCTACTCCGACGCGAGCTGGAACGCCATCCAGGAGCTGGGACAAAAAGTGGACCAACGCCTGTTGGAAGACGACGTGCGTTTGACCATGGGGGGTGAACCCACCTTCATCGCCATGGAGCAGACCGAAGAACCGGAATGGAATTTCGCCGCCGACGGCCCCCACAAACAACGTCTGGCCACGGAGTTGACCCAACGTCTGTTCGAGCGTTTCGCGCCGGGTGGGGTATTGCAACACGGCCAGGGCAAATGGTATCCGGGGGAGCCTTTGCCCCGCTGGCGTTTTTCCTGTTTCTGGCGGACAGACGGCCATCCGGTCTGGCGGGATCCGTCGCTGATCGCCTGGGGCAAGGGGGATCTGGGCCATGGCATCATTCAAGGGGAGATCTTCTTAAAAGAACTGGCCCGGGAACTGGGCCTCGCCCCGGAAGCGGTGATTCCGGCCCTCGAAGATCCGTTTTATCACCTGTGGCAGGAGATGCGCGCCCCCATGGATCGGGATGTGGGCAAGGTGGATCCCAAGGCCAAACCCAAACCCTCGATGGAACAAAAACGTCTGGCCGCTCTGTTGCAACGTGGCGTGGAAAAACCCACCGGTCACCTGCTGCCGGTGATGCGGGATGAGCAGCGTTGGCATACGGGAGTATGGCCGTTGCGGCGGGGGGAGCTGTTCTTGGCGCCGGGTGACTCTCCCATGGGATTGCGTCTGCCCCTCGACTCGTTGCCGGACTCCTGGGCCGGCGAAGAGGAGTTCCTGGAAGAGCGTTCCCTGTTTGCCCCCATCGTGCCTCTGCCCCCCCATCCGGTTGGGGAGACTCCCATTCTGCCTGCCGGGGCCGTGGAAAAGAAACTGGTCTACGAGCCTGCCCTGGTGATCCGTTCCGCCTTGTGTGTGGAGCCACGTCAGGGGACGCTGCGAGTCTTTCTGCCGCCCCTGGGGTTGCTGGAACACTATCTGGAGCTGGTGGCGGCGGTGGAACGGGTCGCGGCCCGGCTGAAGCTGCCGGTGTTGCTGGAAGGGTACGAACCTCCGGCGGATAACCGCCTGTCCCGACTGTTGATCACTCCGGACCCCGGGGTGATCGAGGTCAACATCCATCCCGCCGCTTCCTGGCAGGAACTGGAGGAGAATACCTTCATCCTCTACGAAGAGGCCCGCGCCACCCGTCTGGCCACGGAAAAATTCATGCTCGACGGTCGCCACACCGGAACCGGTGGCGGCAATCATGTGGTACTCGGGGGCGCCACCCCCGGCGACAGCCCGATGTTGCGCCGACCCGATCTGTTGCGCAGTCTGATCACTTGTTGGCAGCATCATCCGGGACTCTCCTATCTGTTTTCCGGACTGTTCATCGGTCCCACCAGTCAGGCGCCCCGGGTGGACGAGGCCCGTCCGGAGTCGTTGTACGAACTGGAGATCGCCTTCCAACAGATGCCTCCGGGAGAGGTGACCGCCCCCTGGCTGGTGGATCGGCTGTTGCGTCATCTGCTGGTGGACCTCACCGGCAACACCCACCGGTCGGAATTTTGCATCGACAAGCTCTACTCTCCCGACGGGGCCGCCGGGCGACTGGGGTTGTTGGAGCTGCGGGCCTTCGAGATGCCTCCCCATGCCCGCATGAGTCTGGTGCAGATGTTGCTGCTGCGGGGGTTGATCGCCCAATTCTGGCGGGAACCCTATCAGGGTCGTCTGGTGCGCTGGGGCACGGAACTGCATGACCGGTTCATGCTGCCCCATCATGTGCGCCGGGATGTGCTGGAGGTGACGGAAGGCTTGCGTCGCGCCGGGATTCCGTTCCAGGATGACTGGATCGAACCTTTTGTCGAATTCCGTTTTCCCCGCTTGGGCGCGGTCACCCTGGGCGATATCCAGTTGGAATTGCGCACGGCGATCGAGCCGTGGCATGTGCTGGGAGAGGAGTTGACCCGCATGGGCACGGCCCGTTTCGTGGATTCCTCTTTGGAGCGGGTCCAGGCCAAGGTGACCGGATTGACCGAAGATCGTCATATCCTGACCTGCAACGGGCGACGGGTTCCCCTGCGGTCCACCGGCGTGCATGGAGAACAGGTGGCCGGAGTGCGTTTCCGGGCCTGGCAACCCCCGTCCGCGCTGCATCCCACCATCGGGGTTCATACTCCGCTGACCTTCGATCTGGTGGATACCTGGAATGGTCGTTCCCTGGGGGGATGCGTCTATCACGCCGCCCATCCCGGTGGACGCAATCACGAACAGTTCCCGGTCAACAGCTTCGAGGCCGAAGCCCGACGCGGGACCCGCTTCCAGGAGTTTGGACACTCTCCGGGAGCCACCCGCGCCATTCCCCCCGAGGAAGCGCCGGGCGAGTATCCCCATACCCTTGACATGAGGCGTCAATCCGGGTTTTGA